One Leisingera sp. M658 genomic window carries:
- a CDS encoding tetratricopeptide repeat protein, which produces MMHDIFGQDSSLTDAAALRDWNAVQMGVLAHAAVTADHLGAVLKSAPEFALAHAIKGLSLLMLGRRELLPTAQEALRDAKAQYEGALPRERKYVDALENWLAGRPSQAIRRMEEVLDIFPQDTLAMKLSHGIRFILGDPDGMRASVERVMPAYAPDHAGRGYLLGCHSFALEETGEFERAANAGRQALWMAPDDAWGLHAVAHVHDMTGNAKSGLEWLHGREEAWAHCNNFRYHVWWHKALMHLDLGQMDEALALYDTEVRKDKTDDYRDISNATSLLVRLELEGVDAGSRWEELSELCANRTEDGSLIFADLHYLLALTGHRKEDARKLVQRIHADAKQGGSEACARMGDPGCAAADGLEAFGDGNYKSAFSHLASARGSMQLAGGSHAQRDVFERITIDAGIRSGQLDAVEAILDDRRAKRGGAEDNYALARRTLIAEGRNAPGAASVPAE; this is translated from the coding sequence ATGATGCATGATATTTTCGGCCAAGACAGCAGCCTGACCGATGCAGCGGCGCTGCGGGATTGGAATGCCGTGCAGATGGGCGTTCTGGCACATGCCGCAGTAACCGCCGATCACCTGGGCGCGGTGCTGAAATCGGCGCCGGAGTTTGCCCTGGCCCATGCGATCAAAGGATTGTCCCTATTGATGCTGGGCCGCCGGGAGCTGCTTCCCACAGCGCAGGAAGCCCTGCGCGATGCCAAAGCGCAGTACGAAGGTGCCCTGCCGCGGGAACGCAAATATGTCGATGCGCTGGAAAACTGGCTGGCAGGCCGCCCCAGCCAGGCCATCCGCCGGATGGAAGAGGTGCTGGACATCTTCCCGCAGGACACCTTGGCAATGAAGCTCAGCCACGGCATCCGCTTTATTCTTGGCGATCCTGATGGCATGCGGGCATCCGTTGAACGGGTGATGCCGGCCTATGCGCCCGACCACGCGGGCCGCGGTTATCTGTTGGGCTGCCACTCCTTTGCGCTGGAGGAAACCGGCGAGTTTGAACGCGCGGCCAATGCCGGCCGTCAAGCGCTGTGGATGGCGCCGGATGATGCCTGGGGCCTGCATGCGGTGGCGCATGTGCATGACATGACCGGCAATGCCAAATCAGGGCTGGAGTGGCTGCACGGCCGCGAAGAAGCCTGGGCGCACTGCAACAACTTCCGCTACCACGTCTGGTGGCACAAGGCGCTGATGCATTTGGACCTGGGCCAGATGGACGAAGCCCTTGCGCTGTATGACACCGAGGTGCGCAAGGACAAAACCGACGACTACCGCGACATCTCCAACGCGACGTCATTGCTGGTGCGGCTGGAACTGGAAGGCGTCGATGCCGGCAGCCGCTGGGAAGAGCTGTCGGAGCTTTGCGCCAACCGCACCGAGGACGGCAGCCTGATTTTCGCCGACCTGCATTACCTGCTGGCCCTCACCGGCCACCGCAAGGAAGACGCCCGCAAGCTGGTTCAGCGCATTCATGCCGACGCCAAACAAGGAGGGTCCGAAGCCTGCGCCCGCATGGGTGATCCCGGCTGCGCAGCCGCCGATGGGCTGGAAGCCTTTGGCGACGGCAATTACAAATCCGCCTTCAGCCATCTTGCGTCCGCCCGCGGCAGCATGCAGCTGGCCGGCGGCAGCCACGCGCAACGCGATGTTTTTGAACGCATTACCATAGACGCGGGAATCCGCTCAGGCCAGCTTGACGCGGTCGAGGCAATCCTGGATGACCGCCGTGCCAAGCGCGGCGGCGCCGAGGACAATTACGCGCTTGCCCGCCGCACCCTGATCGCCGAAGGCCGGAACGCTCCCGGTGCTGCAAGCGTTCCTGCCGAATAA
- a CDS encoding CaiB/BaiF CoA transferase family protein, with amino-acid sequence MMAGSDLLPHGALKGVKVLDLSRILAGPTCTQLLGDLGATVIKVENPKTGGDDTRQWGPPYVADADGNRSDLSAYFMAANRNKRSVAIDIAAEGGQQAIRRLAAEADILIENFKPGGLAKYGLDYTSLKDDFPGLIYCSISGYGQTGPNSHKPGYDIMAQGFGGIMSLTGEPDGQPMKTGVGIADVMCGMYACIGILSALHHREKTGEGQQIDLALVDAQIAWLINEGTAYLNTAQTPKRRGNEHPSIMPYGVYKTSDGHVILAVGNDSQFQRFMEFLKLEGLAEDPRFATNPARLQNRDALNGVLIPSVQRFTTEEVLAAMEARKVPAGPVQDLQTLFATDQVAARNMAISMDSAAGPVKLLGNPLNFSRTPVTYRHAPPVCGEGTEEILDASDPFGPS; translated from the coding sequence ATGATGGCCGGATCTGATCTTCTTCCCCACGGCGCCCTCAAAGGGGTCAAGGTTCTGGATCTTTCCCGCATCCTGGCAGGCCCGACCTGTACCCAGCTGCTGGGCGACCTCGGCGCTACGGTGATCAAGGTGGAGAACCCCAAAACCGGCGGCGATGACACCCGCCAATGGGGTCCGCCCTATGTGGCCGATGCGGACGGAAACCGATCCGATCTCTCGGCCTATTTCATGGCCGCCAACCGCAACAAACGCTCGGTTGCCATTGATATCGCTGCAGAAGGCGGACAGCAGGCCATCCGCCGGCTGGCGGCAGAGGCCGATATCCTGATCGAGAATTTCAAACCCGGCGGGCTGGCAAAATACGGGCTGGATTACACCAGCCTCAAGGATGATTTTCCGGGCCTGATCTACTGTTCAATCTCCGGCTACGGCCAGACCGGCCCCAACAGCCACAAACCGGGCTACGACATCATGGCGCAGGGGTTCGGCGGCATCATGTCGCTGACCGGCGAACCTGACGGCCAGCCGATGAAAACCGGTGTTGGCATCGCAGACGTCATGTGCGGCATGTATGCCTGTATCGGCATCCTGTCGGCCCTGCACCACCGCGAAAAAACCGGCGAAGGGCAGCAGATCGACCTCGCCCTGGTCGATGCCCAGATCGCCTGGCTGATCAACGAGGGCACCGCCTATCTGAACACCGCGCAAACCCCCAAGCGCCGCGGCAATGAGCATCCCAGCATCATGCCTTATGGCGTCTATAAAACCTCGGACGGGCATGTGATCCTGGCGGTGGGCAACGACAGTCAGTTCCAACGCTTTATGGAATTCCTGAAACTGGAAGGCCTGGCAGAAGACCCGCGCTTTGCCACCAACCCGGCCCGGCTGCAGAACCGCGACGCGCTGAACGGGGTCCTGATCCCGTCGGTGCAGCGGTTCACCACGGAAGAGGTGCTGGCCGCGATGGAGGCCCGCAAGGTTCCCGCAGGACCGGTGCAGGATCTGCAGACGCTGTTTGCCACCGATCAGGTCGCGGCCCGCAATATGGCCATCAGCATGGACAGCGCGGCAGGCCCGGTCAAACTGCTGGGCAACCCGCTGAATTTTTCCCGCACGCCTGTAACATACCGGCACGCGCCCCCCGTTTGCGGTGAAGGAACAGAGGAGATTCTGGACGCCAGCGACCCCTTTGGGCCAAGCTAA
- the mdoH gene encoding glucans biosynthesis glucosyltransferase MdoH, which translates to MTACDLMPPEQPLAMPEQDFSKDFHDADAPGDAAPRQVALWRLLAFSPAMLATGVLTWVMRGWFTADGFSVLELVLLALIAFNFFWIAFTVSTVLLGLYGLSRREKTVARGAARPMKVALLMPVYNEVPWYVLGNAQTMLQELHGRGGQHEYAMFILSDTRNDAIAAQERASVEALRGMLPEGTALYYRRRADNEGRKVGNISDWVRRWGADYEAMLVLDADSLMTGRAIARLADALARDPSAGLIQSYPQLIGAQSVFGRMQQFANGVYGLALAEGLARWAGHEGNYWGHNAIIRTRAFAACAGLPLLRSRFGGGDKLIMSHDFVEAGLLRRAGWSVRFLPRIRGSYEETPATLIDHILRDRRWCQGNLQHLNLLHAKGFRAISRFHLFAGAIGYLMAPVWFALLVLWAVIGRSDEASVISYFSEANPFRPSWPDMSEPKHVLVIILIYAMLLAPKMLAAMALPLTGSRFSEYGGPVHFALSFVSEVLLAILYAPILMVQQMIAVFRTALGLQRGWEPQARDGGSYSLRTLITCHALETVSGLALWAGILSGTVSLWLAPIGLSLVLAVPLSALSGVKTVNRIRNWMATREEFTEPQITRAARVARADLKALLEGSTARSTPAE; encoded by the coding sequence ATGACTGCATGTGATCTGATGCCCCCGGAACAGCCCCTGGCGATGCCGGAACAGGATTTCAGCAAGGACTTCCACGATGCAGACGCGCCCGGCGATGCCGCGCCGCGGCAGGTGGCGTTGTGGCGGCTGCTGGCGTTTTCGCCGGCGATGCTGGCGACCGGTGTCTTGACCTGGGTAATGCGGGGCTGGTTCACCGCTGACGGGTTCTCAGTGCTGGAGCTGGTGCTGCTGGCGCTGATCGCCTTCAACTTCTTCTGGATCGCCTTTACCGTCTCGACCGTGCTCCTGGGTCTCTATGGCCTCTCGCGCCGGGAAAAGACCGTGGCCCGCGGCGCGGCGCGCCCGATGAAGGTGGCGCTCTTGATGCCGGTCTATAACGAGGTGCCCTGGTACGTGCTGGGCAACGCCCAGACCATGCTGCAGGAACTTCACGGACGCGGCGGCCAGCACGAATACGCGATGTTCATCCTCTCGGACACCCGCAACGACGCCATCGCCGCACAGGAGCGCGCCAGTGTCGAGGCGCTGCGCGGCATGCTGCCAGAAGGCACTGCGCTGTATTACCGCCGCCGCGCCGACAATGAGGGGCGCAAGGTCGGCAATATCTCTGACTGGGTGCGCCGCTGGGGCGCGGATTACGAGGCGATGCTGGTGCTGGACGCCGACAGCCTGATGACCGGCCGCGCCATTGCCCGGCTGGCCGATGCGCTGGCCCGCGATCCCAGCGCCGGCCTGATCCAAAGCTACCCGCAGCTTATTGGCGCGCAGTCAGTCTTTGGCCGCATGCAGCAGTTCGCCAACGGCGTCTATGGCCTCGCCCTGGCCGAAGGCCTGGCCCGGTGGGCCGGCCACGAGGGCAACTATTGGGGCCACAACGCGATCATCCGCACCCGCGCTTTTGCCGCCTGTGCCGGCTTGCCGCTGCTGCGCTCGCGCTTTGGCGGCGGTGACAAGCTGATCATGAGCCATGATTTTGTCGAGGCGGGCCTGTTGCGCCGCGCGGGCTGGTCTGTGCGTTTTCTGCCCCGCATCCGCGGATCATACGAGGAAACCCCAGCCACCCTGATCGACCACATCCTGCGCGACCGCCGCTGGTGCCAGGGCAACCTGCAACACCTGAACCTGCTGCACGCCAAAGGTTTCCGCGCCATCTCCCGCTTTCACCTGTTTGCCGGCGCGATCGGCTATCTGATGGCACCGGTGTGGTTTGCGCTGCTGGTGCTCTGGGCCGTCATCGGCCGCAGCGACGAGGCGTCTGTGATCAGCTACTTCAGCGAGGCCAACCCGTTCCGCCCCAGCTGGCCGGATATGTCGGAACCCAAACACGTGCTGGTGATCATCCTGATTTACGCGATGCTGCTGGCGCCCAAGATGCTGGCCGCAATGGCGCTGCCGCTGACCGGCAGCCGGTTCTCGGAATACGGCGGGCCGGTGCATTTCGCGCTGTCCTTTGTCTCCGAAGTGCTGCTGGCAATCCTCTATGCGCCGATCCTGATGGTGCAGCAGATGATCGCGGTGTTCCGTACTGCCTTGGGGCTGCAGCGCGGCTGGGAACCGCAGGCCCGCGACGGCGGCAGCTATTCATTGCGCACGCTGATCACCTGCCACGCGCTGGAAACCGTCAGCGGATTGGCGCTCTGGGCCGGGATCCTTAGCGGCACCGTTTCTCTGTGGCTGGCGCCGATTGGGCTCTCGCTGGTGCTGGCAGTGCCGCTGTCAGCCCTGTCCGGGGTGAAGACCGTGAACCGCATCCGCAACTGGATGGCCACGCGCGAGGAATTCACTGAACCTCAGATCACCCGTGCCGCCCGCGTTGCGCGGGCTGACCTGAAGGCCCTGCTGGAAGGCAGCACCGCCCGCAGCACCCCGGCGGAATAA
- a CDS encoding alpha/beta hydrolase family esterase, with protein MGGMMQAWKTGAAAALLSAVWSGAAVAGCGSEAGACEVADGAYHIALPADANTPPPVVMFLHGYGGSGAQVMRNRALSEGLTARGYAVIAPEGRKRGGSGPQSWGFGPFTEGRDEGAFFASVLTDASGRFGTSTAQTVLAGFSAGAFMVHYLACSDPAAFAAYAPVSGAFWRPQPETCEGPVRLLQTHGWRDEVVPLEGRILGGGRWEQGDVFAGLEVWREANGCASHAPSKAWGEGDLLRRRWDCGPGAEIELVLFDGGHTVPKGWAGWMADWFEDEPAVR; from the coding sequence ATGGGAGGGATGATGCAGGCTTGGAAAACAGGCGCAGCCGCAGCGCTGCTGTCTGCGGTGTGGAGCGGCGCGGCTGTTGCGGGCTGCGGTTCAGAGGCCGGCGCGTGTGAGGTTGCGGATGGCGCCTATCACATCGCGCTGCCCGCTGATGCGAACACGCCGCCGCCGGTGGTGATGTTTTTGCATGGCTACGGCGGCAGCGGCGCGCAGGTGATGCGCAACAGGGCGCTGTCCGAAGGGCTGACAGCGCGCGGCTATGCGGTGATTGCCCCGGAAGGGCGCAAGCGCGGCGGCAGCGGTCCGCAGTCCTGGGGCTTCGGGCCGTTCACCGAAGGCCGGGATGAGGGGGCGTTTTTTGCCTCGGTGCTGACGGATGCCTCGGGACGGTTCGGCACCTCCACCGCACAGACGGTACTGGCAGGTTTTTCCGCCGGCGCCTTCATGGTGCATTACCTGGCCTGCAGTGATCCGGCGGCCTTTGCAGCTTATGCGCCGGTGTCCGGTGCGTTCTGGCGGCCGCAGCCTGAGACCTGCGAGGGGCCGGTGCGTCTGTTGCAAACCCACGGCTGGCGCGACGAGGTAGTGCCCTTGGAGGGCCGGATCCTTGGCGGCGGGCGCTGGGAACAGGGCGATGTCTTTGCCGGGCTGGAGGTCTGGCGCGAGGCGAATGGCTGCGCGTCGCACGCGCCGTCCAAGGCCTGGGGCGAGGGCGACTTGTTGCGCCGCCGCTGGGATTGCGGGCCGGGGGCAGAAATCGAGCTGGTGTTGTTTGACGGCGGCCATACGGTGCCCAAGGGCTGGGCGGGCTGGATGGCAGACTGGTTCGAGGATGAACCGGCGGTGCGCTGA
- a CDS encoding glucan biosynthesis protein, with protein sequence MSSFTRRSFLAAALGSTALAALPSVAREAMPFTRNVVVAKARALAAKPFADRPMVPQDWLDQSYDDYKSRWFRTKDALWAGTDRSYNVDFFLPGLYFPRAIQVNTVADGMAERIGFDLSLFDKNDKAPDLTTEGDLGYSGLRLRTDLDHPDKKTEFCVFQGASYFRAIGTGNAYGLSARGLALKTADPEGEEFPEFIEFWLEAPAPGQRSMVVHALMDSPSVTGAYRFTITPGSSAVMDVEATLFAREELSHAGLAPLTSMFLFDATNRNRFDDFRPAVHDSDGLLVLNGNGETLWRPLANPTRLQVSSFVDENPQGFGLMQRPRRLSEFNDLEAFYHNRPCLWVEPKEDWGKGAVTLVEIPADKEIYDNIVAYWRPRDPYAAGSEVNLNYRLTWGEEPVLSMPRVIDTAEGARIFGGPGRIMTIDFDAHPLFDGGPDTLDVHIHSPHVATSEGVLQHNPETGGLRLAFYFDPGERDHVELRAQLRKDGDAASEVWLYRWTA encoded by the coding sequence ATGAGCTCTTTCACCCGCCGTTCCTTTTTGGCCGCCGCACTTGGCAGCACAGCACTTGCCGCATTGCCGTCTGTGGCACGCGAGGCCATGCCCTTTACCCGCAACGTGGTGGTGGCCAAGGCCCGCGCGCTGGCCGCCAAACCCTTTGCCGATCGCCCGATGGTGCCGCAGGATTGGCTGGACCAGTCATATGACGACTATAAATCGCGCTGGTTCCGCACCAAGGACGCGCTGTGGGCGGGGACCGACCGCAGCTATAACGTCGATTTCTTCCTGCCCGGCCTTTATTTTCCGCGCGCCATTCAGGTGAACACGGTGGCGGACGGCATGGCTGAGCGGATCGGCTTTGACCTGTCCCTGTTCGACAAGAACGACAAGGCGCCGGATCTGACGACCGAGGGCGACCTGGGCTATTCCGGCCTGCGCCTGCGCACCGATCTGGATCACCCGGACAAAAAGACAGAATTCTGCGTCTTCCAGGGCGCCAGCTATTTCCGTGCCATCGGCACCGGCAACGCCTATGGGCTGTCGGCCCGCGGCCTGGCACTGAAAACTGCCGATCCCGAGGGTGAGGAATTCCCCGAATTCATCGAATTCTGGCTGGAGGCCCCTGCCCCCGGCCAACGCTCGATGGTGGTGCATGCGCTGATGGATTCGCCGTCCGTCACCGGCGCCTACCGGTTCACCATCACCCCCGGCAGTAGCGCGGTGATGGATGTGGAGGCGACGCTGTTCGCCCGCGAGGAGTTAAGCCACGCAGGCCTTGCGCCGCTCACCTCGATGTTTCTGTTCGACGCCACCAACCGCAACCGTTTCGACGATTTCCGCCCCGCAGTGCATGACAGCGACGGCCTCTTGGTGCTGAACGGCAATGGCGAGACCCTGTGGCGGCCGCTTGCCAATCCGACCCGTCTGCAGGTCTCGTCCTTTGTCGATGAAAACCCGCAGGGCTTTGGCCTGATGCAGCGCCCGCGCAGACTGTCGGAATTCAACGACCTGGAAGCCTTTTATCACAACCGCCCCTGCCTGTGGGTCGAACCCAAGGAAGACTGGGGCAAAGGCGCCGTGACTTTGGTTGAGATCCCGGCGGACAAGGAGATTTACGACAATATCGTCGCCTACTGGCGCCCGCGCGACCCCTATGCCGCCGGGTCCGAGGTGAACCTGAATTACCGTCTCACCTGGGGCGAAGAACCGGTGCTGTCGATGCCGCGGGTGATCGACACCGCCGAGGGTGCGCGGATCTTTGGCGGGCCGGGCCGGATCATGACCATTGATTTCGATGCCCACCCGCTTTTTGACGGCGGGCCGGACACTCTTGACGTCCACATCCACTCTCCCCATGTGGCGACCAGCGAAGGCGTGCTGCAGCACAACCCCGAAACCGGCGGTCTGCGGCTGGCCTTCTATTTTGACCCCGGTGAGCGGGATCACGTTGAACTTCGCGCCCAGCTCAGGAAAGACGGCGATGCCGCTTCCGAGGTCTGGCTTTACAGGTGGACCGCATGA
- a CDS encoding OpgC family protein encodes MSSVAPFPGPQNDPGVANRAAPPPQAAQPRVRDPRLDFYRGIAMFIILAAHIPGNRWTGWIPARFGFSDATEIFVFCSGMASAIAFGGSFAKQGWWLGTARVAFRCWQVFWAHIGLFVFIAVSMAAIDLYGGFEKSYVNSLNLGHFFKDPMTQLVGLFTLTYVPNYFDILPMYLVVLMLMPLMMGLEKIGLWAVAAVSLLIWLTANPYMIGLGPDGVSLPAEPWSEREWFFNPFGWQLLFFTGFAFMKGWLPKPPVSKVLVVLAAAFLILSAPYGSWKVFTWVKAASPELADLIKPGRDAIGEWREKTDFGLLRYAHFLALAYLGWVAAGEGGKRLIASGSSAAARIWAVLLQVITKVGQQSLAVFVFSMALARFIGFALDQTDRAVMTTAFANLFGFFLIIGCAYGAAWFKSQPWRAKK; translated from the coding sequence ATGTCCAGCGTTGCGCCCTTCCCCGGGCCTCAGAACGATCCCGGTGTTGCCAACCGCGCAGCCCCCCCGCCGCAAGCGGCGCAGCCGCGTGTGCGCGACCCGCGGCTCGACTTCTACCGTGGCATTGCCATGTTCATCATCCTGGCCGCCCACATCCCGGGCAACCGCTGGACCGGCTGGATTCCGGCCCGTTTCGGGTTCTCGGACGCAACCGAGATCTTTGTGTTTTGCTCCGGCATGGCCTCGGCCATTGCCTTTGGCGGCTCTTTTGCCAAGCAAGGCTGGTGGCTGGGCACCGCCCGCGTCGCATTCCGCTGCTGGCAGGTGTTCTGGGCGCATATCGGCCTGTTTGTTTTCATTGCCGTCTCCATGGCTGCCATCGACCTCTATGGCGGGTTCGAGAAGAGCTATGTGAACTCTCTGAATCTCGGCCATTTCTTCAAGGATCCGATGACCCAGCTGGTGGGGCTGTTCACCCTCACCTATGTGCCGAATTACTTTGACATCCTGCCGATGTACCTGGTGGTGCTGATGCTGATGCCGCTGATGATGGGTCTGGAAAAGATCGGCCTTTGGGCCGTGGCTGCCGTATCACTGCTGATCTGGCTGACCGCCAACCCCTATATGATCGGTCTGGGTCCCGACGGTGTGTCACTGCCGGCGGAACCCTGGTCGGAACGCGAATGGTTCTTTAACCCGTTCGGCTGGCAGCTGCTGTTTTTCACCGGCTTTGCCTTTATGAAAGGCTGGCTGCCGAAGCCGCCGGTGTCCAAAGTGCTGGTCGTGCTGGCCGCCGCATTCCTGATCCTGTCAGCGCCTTATGGATCGTGGAAAGTCTTCACCTGGGTCAAGGCCGCCAGCCCCGAGCTGGCCGACCTGATCAAGCCAGGCCGCGATGCCATCGGCGAATGGCGCGAAAAAACAGACTTCGGCCTGCTGCGCTATGCCCATTTCCTGGCGCTGGCCTATCTGGGCTGGGTTGCTGCGGGCGAAGGCGGCAAACGGCTGATCGCCTCCGGCAGTTCCGCCGCAGCGCGGATCTGGGCGGTTCTGCTGCAGGTCATCACCAAAGTCGGCCAGCAATCGCTTGCGGTGTTTGTATTCTCAATGGCACTGGCGCGTTTCATCGGCTTTGCGCTTGACCAGACCGACCGCGCGGTTATGACCACGGCATTCGCCAATCTGTTTGGCTTTTTCCTAATCATTGGTTGCGCTTACGGCGCTGCCTGGTTCAAGTCCCAGCCATGGAGAGCCAAGAAATGA
- a CDS encoding thiamine pyrophosphate-binding protein translates to MTEILRTADVLARRLYEAGCRHAFGMPGGEVLTLVDALTRAGITFHLAKHENCAGFIGEGVHHADGAPVILVATLGPGALNGINVVANAHQDRVPMLVLTGCVDAADEQSYTHQVLDHRAVFTPITKATFRLDAEAADLIADKAVAIATEARNGPVHIDVPISVADAAARDRGHRRAPASAAVPSGEALAQAHSWLEAAERPLAVIGLDALQENAGPAIRAFVEKHRIPFITSYKAKGIIAENHPLCLGGAGLSPLADTHLLPLVQEADLVLSIGYDPIEMRPGWRNAWDVKRQNVIDIAPEANTHYMHQAGLNFLTAIAPTLEALSDGTVPRETWTNGRPAAVKTALADAFPHDDAWGPAGVIAECRATLPPETLATADSGAHRILLSQMWPCHEPRGLIQSSALCTMGCAVPMAIGRKLAQPDHPVVSFSGDAGFLMVAGELSTAAELGLAPIFVVFADASLALIELKQRQRQLANGGVDFAAHDFAAMGRAFGGNGVTVTSRAELRAALQDAMQADTFTVISAVIDRGGYDGRI, encoded by the coding sequence ATGACAGAGATCCTGCGCACAGCTGACGTTCTGGCCCGGCGCCTGTATGAAGCGGGCTGCCGCCACGCCTTTGGCATGCCCGGCGGCGAAGTGCTGACGCTGGTGGATGCGCTGACACGCGCGGGCATCACGTTCCACCTGGCCAAGCATGAAAACTGCGCCGGTTTCATCGGCGAAGGGGTGCATCACGCTGACGGTGCACCGGTCATTCTGGTTGCCACCCTCGGCCCCGGCGCGCTGAACGGAATCAATGTGGTGGCCAATGCGCATCAGGACCGGGTGCCGATGCTGGTGCTGACCGGCTGCGTCGACGCAGCAGACGAGCAGAGTTATACCCATCAGGTGCTTGACCATCGCGCAGTGTTCACCCCGATCACCAAGGCAACGTTCCGTTTAGATGCCGAAGCTGCCGATCTGATCGCAGACAAGGCTGTTGCCATCGCAACCGAGGCTCGAAACGGCCCGGTGCATATTGATGTGCCGATCTCAGTGGCCGATGCGGCGGCCAGAGATCGCGGCCACCGCCGCGCGCCTGCAAGTGCGGCCGTGCCAAGCGGTGAAGCGCTGGCGCAGGCGCACTCCTGGCTGGAAGCGGCAGAACGCCCGCTGGCGGTGATCGGCCTCGATGCGCTGCAGGAAAACGCCGGCCCTGCAATCCGCGCCTTTGTGGAAAAACACCGGATACCGTTCATTACCAGTTACAAGGCCAAGGGGATCATTGCCGAAAACCATCCGCTCTGCCTTGGCGGCGCAGGCCTGTCGCCGCTGGCAGACACACATCTGTTGCCGCTGGTGCAGGAGGCCGATCTGGTCCTCTCCATCGGCTATGACCCGATTGAAATGCGCCCCGGCTGGCGCAATGCCTGGGACGTGAAACGCCAGAACGTGATCGACATCGCGCCGGAGGCCAACACCCATTACATGCACCAGGCCGGGCTGAACTTTCTGACCGCCATTGCGCCGACGCTAGAGGCCCTATCCGATGGCACCGTACCGCGCGAAACCTGGACGAACGGCCGCCCTGCCGCAGTAAAAACAGCCCTGGCCGACGCCTTCCCGCACGACGACGCATGGGGTCCGGCGGGCGTCATTGCAGAATGCCGCGCTACCTTGCCGCCGGAAACCCTTGCCACAGCCGACAGCGGTGCGCACCGGATCCTGCTGAGTCAGATGTGGCCATGCCATGAGCCGCGCGGGCTGATCCAGTCATCGGCGCTGTGCACCATGGGCTGTGCCGTGCCGATGGCAATCGGGCGCAAGCTGGCGCAGCCGGACCACCCCGTGGTCAGCTTCTCAGGCGATGCCGGTTTTCTGATGGTGGCGGGCGAGCTTTCCACCGCGGCGGAACTGGGCCTGGCGCCGATCTTTGTGGTCTTTGCCGATGCCAGCCTTGCGCTGATCGAACTCAAGCAGCGCCAGCGCCAGCTCGCCAACGGCGGGGTAGATTTTGCGGCGCATGACTTCGCTGCGATGGGCCGGGCCTTTGGCGGCAACGGGGTGACAGTAACCAGCCGCGCGGAACTGCGCGCCGCCCTGCAGGACGCGATGCAGGCAGACACATTCACCGTCATCTCGGCTGTGATCGACCGCGGAGGCTATGATGGCCGGATCTGA
- a CDS encoding rhodanese-like domain-containing protein has translation MAAQENIGKRGVSRRLALLGGIAAAAGAGIWWQRRQPPDHDHPRLTVAEAFAQAQAGEITLVDIRTPQEWRASGVPVGSHQIDMRRDDFIAALQTAAGPDPALPVALICARGVRSARLTLALAQAGFSNVIDVPEGMLGSGAGPGWIAANLPVARWEG, from the coding sequence ATGGCGGCGCAGGAAAACATAGGTAAACGCGGAGTGTCCCGCCGGCTGGCGCTGCTCGGCGGTATTGCAGCGGCGGCTGGTGCGGGGATCTGGTGGCAGCGCAGGCAGCCCCCGGATCATGATCACCCGCGGCTGACCGTGGCCGAGGCTTTTGCCCAGGCGCAGGCCGGGGAGATTACCCTGGTGGATATCCGCACGCCGCAGGAATGGCGCGCCTCGGGGGTGCCGGTGGGCAGCCATCAGATCGACATGCGGCGCGACGACTTTATCGCAGCCTTGCAAACCGCGGCGGGGCCGGACCCGGCTTTGCCTGTGGCGCTGATTTGTGCGCGCGGCGTGCGGTCGGCCCGGCTGACGCTGGCCCTGGCGCAGGCGGGTTTCAGCAATGTGATTGACGTGCCCGAGGGCATGCTGGGGTCCGGTGCAGGACCAGGCTGGATTGCCGCCAACCTGCCGGTGGCCCGATGGGAGGGATGA